The genomic window AGTCCGGGAAGCTGGCGGCGGTCGGGACGCTCGCGGCCGGGGTTGCCCATGAGCTGAACCAGCCCCTGATGATCATCCGTGGCTATGCCCAGGAGCTGCTTCAGGACCGCCGGATCACAGACGCGGAGATTCGTGACGATCTGTGGCGGATCGAGGCGCAGACGACCCGTATGGTGGCCATCATCAACCACCTTCGCGATTTTTCGCGCGAGTCCAAGGGGCGGCGGGAGGGTGTAGACCTGAACCGGATTGTGAGCGATGCGCTGACCTTTCTCGACCAGCAACTCAAGAGCAGAAATATCGTCGTCACTCAGGAGCTGTCCCCCGATCGTCCGCAGGTCTGGGTGGATCCGCTGCAGATCGAGCAGGTACTCCTGAACCTGATCACCAACGCGAGAGACGCCATGGAGGCGGCAGGGTTCGGGACCATCATTGTTCGGACAGAACCGGTATCCGGCGGCCGGGTCGCACTGAGCGTCACCGATATCGGGCCCGGCATCCCTGACGACATTCGGTCGAGAATCTTCGATCCCTTTTTCACGACCAAAGAGGTCGGCAAGGGGACAGGGCTGGGCCTGAGCATCTGTCATGGGATCGTCGAGGAGCATGGGGGAGCGCTCACCGTAGAAAGCCCGGTGGCCGACGGTCAGGGCGCCAGATTTACAATAGTCTTGCCCTGCGCCCGTCGGGATGATAGGAAGGATGATCAGAGATGAAGCGCGCGCGCATTCTGCTGGTCGATGACGAGCCGGAGATTCGCCGTTTGCTGTCGCGTCACCTCGGGCGGCTGGGGTACACTGTACAGGAGGCCGCGGATGGCGAGGCGGCTGCGGCGCTGGCGAAGCATGAGACTCCGGATGTCGTGATTACCGATATGGCAATGCCTCGCCTGGGCGGCCTCGGGTTGCTCGAGGCGCTGCGGAGCGTGGACCACGATCTCCCCGTCATCGTGCTCACCGGACATGGGTCGTTCGACAACGCCATCGCCGCGATGCGCAAGGGGATCCTCTTCGACTATCTGCACAAACCGCTCGAGGAATTGAGCCTGCTGGAGGTTGCGGTGGCCAGGGCGTTGGAAGTAAGGGAGTTGCGCGCCAAGGCCCGCGAGGCGGACCAGGTCGTCGCCATCCGGGAGTTGGCGGTCACCGCGAGCGATAAGATCCTGAATCCTCTGAACGTCATCAGTTTGAGCGTAGAGCGGCTCGCGCGCGAAGGGATCACAACAGAGGCGAAAGCGAAGGCGGTCTCACATATTGAGGCGGCTGTCGGGACCATCACCAAGGTCGTCCGACAGATGCGCGCGGTGGCGCGATACACGCCCCGAGAGGTCATTCCGGGGTTGTGGGAGATCGATCTCGATCGGGCCGTCGTCGACGAGTTGCGCGAGAAGAACCATGAGTCATTACCGCCAACATAAGCACCGGACACGCATATGAGAAAACGGCTTGGTGAAATCCTGATCGCGGCTAAGGTCATTCGGCTGGAGCAACTCCAACAGGTCCTGAAGCTTCAGGCCCGGATCCGGCAACTGGTGGGGCGACTGCTGATCAGCCAGGGATTGGCTACGGAGGAGCAGATCGCCCAAGCGCCTCGTCGAGTTGCATGGGGGACAAATTACGGTTGCCTCTGAGGGTCCGGGTCGTGGGAGCACCTTTACGGTGCGCCTGCCTCTCCATCCGACGGTATAACGCAAGGAAGCGACAATGACGCTGAAGGCGGTGATCTTCGATGCCGGCAACACGCTGATGCTCGTCAACTACGGCGTGGTGGTTGAGGCGTTGGGGGCTGAGGGATGGGATGTGGAGGAGGCGGCGGTACGTGAGGCCGAGTATCGCGCCAGGGTGCGCCTGGATCAGGTCCTGGCCCGCCGTCATTCGACCGAGGCGCCGGAGATCTTTCGGACATACATGCGCTTTGTCTGCGAGGAGATCGATGTGCCGTGGGACGAGGCCGCCGAGCGGGCTCTGGGCCGGATTGCCGCGTACCATCGGGTGCACAACCTCTGGGACCGGCTCAACCCGCAGGCCCAGACAGTACTCGAGATGCTGCGCGATCGCGGGCTGACGCTCGGGATGATCTCGAATTCGAACGGGTGGGTCGAACGCCTGGTGATGGAGAACGGGCTGCGCCCGTATTTTCACTTTGTGCTGGACTCGCGGCTCATTGGCGTGGAAAAGCCCGATCCCAGGATCTTTCAGATCGCGCTCGACCGGCTCGGGATCGATCCAGCCGAGGCGCTGTATATCGGCGACCTGTACTCCATCGATGTCGTGGGGTCGAGAGCGGCCGGGATGCGCGCGATTCTGCTCGATCCTGCCGGTCTATGGGACCATGTCGACTGCCCCAAGGCGCGCGACCTGTCCGAAGCCGCCGACCTGATCCTGAAGCAGATAGGGGCGGGGTTGCCCCGCCCCTGGGCAGGATAAATCCTGCCCCTACCCGAACAAGAAGCGCCGCGTGTGGGGCGCTATGGCTGCCCCGGCGGTCGCCAGATCACGTTGGAGCCTGGTCAGGTCGTCAGGCGTATCCACATCGAACCAGGGCGGAAGCACGGCCACCTGTAATCGTTGCGCTGTGGCGCGATGGAGCGTCTCATTGAGGACTGTCTGGCTGCTCCAGGGGATATCGTCGAAGAGCGCTCGGCAGGGACGCTTGAGACCGATGAGGTAATAGCCTCCGTCGTCTGTCGGGCCGAGCACCAGGTCTGTGGTCCCGCCCTGCAATTGCTTGACCGCATCAAGCAGGTAGGGCGTCGGCAGGGTCGGGCTGTCGCTATCGATCAGGATGACCGCCTGGTGGCCTCGCTCCAGGAGAATCGCTGAGAGCCGGTGAAGCCGGTCTCCGAGCGTCGAACCGGCCTGCGGAATCAGCGTAAAGCCGTCCGGCAGCAGCGCGAGCATCGACGGTCTCGCCTCAAGCGGTGTGTAGGCCAGATACGGATCGATGTCGGTGAGCCCGGCCACCTGCAGCAGCTTGTCCAACAGCAGGCATCGGTACAGGTTCGCCGCGCACTCACAACTTAACGGCGGAACGAGGCGTGTCTTAACCCGCCCCGGCTCCGGCGCCCTGGCCATTACCGCAATCGCGTATCGTCGCATAACGGAAGCCTATCGGACCCCCTCTCGCTTGTCAATCGGACGCTGTACCTGAGGCCCAGCGATTTGTAGTGTAGAAGTCCATTTCTAATTTGCAAGACAATTGATGCGTCATTATGTCGGCGGCGCGCTGTCTCCCGTGAGCTGGAGGGCGTAGTGGGCGGCGCCGAGCAGGGCCGTACGGGGATTGACTGCGGCCTTTACCTCAATCGACCGGAGCAGGTCGGCGAAACGCCCCTTGTCGGCGAAGGCACGAATGAACGTACCGTCTTGAAGCCTCGGCAAGATCTTCGGCCCGATCCCTCCCCCGATATACACCCCGCCGATGGCGAAAGCTTTTAAGGCTAGATTACCCGCCTCCGCTCCATACACAGAGCAGAAAAGGTCGAGCGCTTTTGTGCAGAGAGGGTCGTCCCCTGCCAGTCCGATCTCGGAGATGGCGGCGCTCGCGTCATCTGCCGCGATCCGAGTGCGCAGCCAGTCCGGCTCTGAGGCGAAGCCGCTGTCCCGCAGGAACCGATAGATATTGAAGAGTCCAGGTCCGGACAACACGCGCTCGTAGCTGACGTGGCCGGCCTCTCGTTGAAGATAGCGCAGGAGGTTGACCTCCAGATCGCTGCGCGGGGCAAAGTCGGTGTGGCCCCCTTCGGTGGCCATCGGGTGATGACGTGTCCCGTCCCAATAGAGGATCGCCTCTCCCAAACCCGTCCCCGCCGCGATGACGGCGATGTTCCCCGTGCGCGTAAGACCCGACTGAAGCACGCACAGATCAGTCGGCTCGATGTGGAGCATCCCGTAGGCCGTGGCCTCCAGATCGTTCAGGAGCTTCAGGTGCGGAATATGAAGGGTTTTAGCCAGGTTGCACTCATCCAGTACCCAGGGAAGGTATGTGACTTTACACCTGCCTTCGATCACCGGTCCGGCTACCCCGAAGCAGGCTGCGCGGAGCGATGTGCGAGACTCCGACCCCAGGAATCGGCTGAGGATCTCTTCGAGCGTATCGTAGTTCCGGCTGGGGAACGTCTCGTCGCGGATAGCTTGCAGCCGGTTACCGGCCGCTTCAAACAGGCCAATTACGGTCTTCGTGCCCCCAATGTCGCCAGCCAGGATCATGGTCATGATTCAGCGATCAGCATTCAGCCGTCAGCGGTCAGCGCCGCAGGGCTTGCTGGAAGGCGGTGTGCAGTGTCGCCAGGCCTGCCTCCACGTCGGAGCCGAGATGAACCCGCAATGCCCGACGATGACGCTCCGTCAAGACCTGGAAGTCGCCGCGCGCCTGTGCGGCCTTGACCATGCCGAAGCTAAACCTCTGCCCGGGGACAGGCAGGTCGATCGCGTCGTCGCAGGTGATCTGTAGGAAGACGCCCGTATTCGGTCCGCCCTTGTATGTCTGGCCGGTCGAGTGCAGGTAACGCGGGCCAAAGCCGACACATGTTGCCGTACGCTTGGCGTCGCGGACTGCGTGACGCAGCAGCCCAAGCACGTCTTCATGGGCGTCGTTCATCTCGATATAGGCTAGGATGGCGAAGTAATTGCTGGACTGCAATCGGTTCAGATGCGCCCGAAGATATCCGACGAGCGACCGATCGCGTCCGGCTGCCTCCGTCAGCGCCGCAGCGTTCCGCTGGTCGCTGAACAGCGCGATGCCGCGCTCCTGCAGGAACGGCGCTTCCGGAGGGAGTGAGCCTGTCTGCTCATATACGGCCGTCAATGTCCGTGCCGCGACCTTACTAGCCTCCACATCAGGCTGATCAAACGGGTTCACGCCGAGGATCGACCCGGCCACCGCGGTGGCGATCTCCCACCGGAAGAGTTCGGCTCCCAGATCGTACGGATCGGTCAGGCTAATCCGGACCACGGGTTGACCGGCGCGTTCGAGGGCGTCAAGCGCCGCGTCCTGCGACCGATCCGGACCCGATACCATCCTGAGGTAGACGAACAGCCGATCTGCGCCGTAGAGGTCGGGAGGACCCAACGCCTCGCGATCGACGGGGATCAGCCCCCTTCCTGTTTTTCCGGTCGACTCGGCCAGCAGTTGCTCCAGCCAGGCGCCAAAGCGCCGAATGTCGGGCGAGGCGACGATCGTCACTTTATCGCGCCCCCGTGCGGCAAGGATACCGAGGATGGTGCCGAGGGTAACTCCGGGGTTCTCCTCGATCGGGACGCATGAGGCGCAGGCGCGCGCCATTTCTGCGGCGCGGTCCAGCAGCGCGAGCGCGTCGACTCCCATGATGGCTGTCGGCACCAGGCCGAAGGTCGACAGGGCCGAGTATCGGCCGCCGATGCTCGGGAGCCCATGGAAGACGCGACGAAATCCGAGGCGCTCAGCGAGTTGCTGGAGCGTCGAATCCGGATCGGTAATGGCGATGAATCGGCTCCCCGCCTTGTCGGCGCCGACGACCTGTCCCACACGGTCATAGAAATACTGAGTGAACATATTCGGCTCAAGGGTCGTACCCGACTTGCTCGATACGATAAAGAGCGTGTCGGCGAGGTCTACCCGCTGTTCGATGCCCTTAACGTGAGCGGGGTCGGTCGAGTCCAGGACGTACAGCTCCGGATAGCCGGCCTGCCTGCCGAATGTGCCGGCTACGACCTCGGGGCAAAGACTGGATCCTCCCATCCCCAGGAGCAGCGCATGTGTAAACCTCGCGGGTCCCACCTCTTCAGCGATCGCGCGCAGGTAGGTCTCACTTTCCCGCCGATCCTC from Candidatus Methylomirabilis lanthanidiphila includes these protein-coding regions:
- a CDS encoding acetoacetate metabolism regulatory protein AtoC, which encodes MKRARILLVDDEPEIRRLLSRHLGRLGYTVQEAADGEAAAALAKHETPDVVITDMAMPRLGGLGLLEALRSVDHDLPVIVLTGHGSFDNAIAAMRKGILFDYLHKPLEELSLLEVAVARALEVRELRAKAREADQVVAIRELAVTASDKILNPLNVISLSVERLAREGITTEAKAKAVSHIEAAVGTITKVVRQMRAVARYTPREVIPGLWEIDLDRAVVDELREKNHESLPPT
- a CDS encoding HAD-superfamily hydrolase, subfamily IA, variant 3; amino-acid sequence: MTLKAVIFDAGNTLMLVNYGVVVEALGAEGWDVEEAAVREAEYRARVRLDQVLARRHSTEAPEIFRTYMRFVCEEIDVPWDEAAERALGRIAAYHRVHNLWDRLNPQAQTVLEMLRDRGLTLGMISNSNGWVERLVMENGLRPYFHFVLDSRLIGVEKPDPRIFQIALDRLGIDPAEALYIGDLYSIDVVGSRAAGMRAILLDPAGLWDHVDCPKARDLSEAADLILKQIGAGLPRPWAG
- the cofC gene encoding 2-phospho-L-lactate guanylyltransferase, which translates into the protein MRRYAIAVMARAPEPGRVKTRLVPPLSCECAANLYRCLLLDKLLQVAGLTDIDPYLAYTPLEARPSMLALLPDGFTLIPQAGSTLGDRLHRLSAILLERGHQAVILIDSDSPTLPTPYLLDAVKQLQGGTTDLVLGPTDDGGYYLIGLKRPCRALFDDIPWSSQTVLNETLHRATAQRLQVAVLPPWFDVDTPDDLTRLQRDLATAGAAIAPHTRRFLFG
- a CDS encoding glucokinase (Glucose kinase), with product MTMILAGDIGGTKTVIGLFEAAGNRLQAIRDETFPSRNYDTLEEILSRFLGSESRTSLRAACFGVAGPVIEGRCKVTYLPWVLDECNLAKTLHIPHLKLLNDLEATAYGMLHIEPTDLCVLQSGLTRTGNIAVIAAGTGLGEAILYWDGTRHHPMATEGGHTDFAPRSDLEVNLLRYLQREAGHVSYERVLSGPGLFNIYRFLRDSGFASEPDWLRTRIAADDASAAISEIGLAGDDPLCTKALDLFCSVYGAEAGNLALKAFAIGGVYIGGGIGPKILPRLQDGTFIRAFADKGRFADLLRSIEVKAAVNPRTALLGAAHYALQLTGDSAPPT
- a CDS encoding transaldolase, producing the protein MNHLNRQTYALPDDLVAAVRASLRAWYESGNVHRLWARDATLWTGTDEGGWLGWLGIIEDRRESETYLRAIAEEVGPARFTHALLLGMGGSSLCPEVVAGTFGRQAGYPELYVLDSTDPAHVKGIEQRVDLADTLFIVSSKSGTTLEPNMFTQYFYDRVGQVVGADKAGSRFIAITDPDSTLQQLAERLGFRRVFHGLPSIGGRYSALSTFGLVPTAIMGVDALALLDRAAEMARACASCVPIEENPGVTLGTILGILAARGRDKVTIVASPDIRRFGAWLEQLLAESTGKTGRGLIPVDREALGPPDLYGADRLFVYLRMVSGPDRSQDAALDALERAGQPVVRISLTDPYDLGAELFRWEIATAVAGSILGVNPFDQPDVEASKVAARTLTAVYEQTGSLPPEAPFLQERGIALFSDQRNAAALTEAAGRDRSLVGYLRAHLNRLQSSNYFAILAYIEMNDAHEDVLGLLRHAVRDAKRTATCVGFGPRYLHSTGQTYKGGPNTGVFLQITCDDAIDLPVPGQRFSFGMVKAAQARGDFQVLTERHRRALRVHLGSDVEAGLATLHTAFQQALRR